A window from Solanum stenotomum isolate F172 chromosome 7, ASM1918654v1, whole genome shotgun sequence encodes these proteins:
- the LOC125870425 gene encoding 29 kDa ribonucleoprotein A, chloroplastic-like, whose translation MASSSSSLHFLSLTPQTLPKPTSQTTSISFFSLPPSSLNLSLSSSSTTRNFESSRFVRKVTLSDFDQIEEVEAGGDDEEEGGLSDEGASYEERNANPDLKIFVGNLPFSVDSAALAELFERAGDVEMVEVIYDKLTGRSRGFGFVTMSSKEAVEAACQQFNGYEIDGRALRVNSGPAPPKRENSFGGNSSYQGGRGGGSMDSSNRVYVGNLAWSVDQQQLETLFSEQGKVVDAKVVYDRDSGRSRGFGFVTYSSAKEVNDAIESLDGVDLGGRAIRVSPAEARPPRRQF comes from the exons atggcttcttcttcttcttccctccatttccttTCACTTACACCACAAACACTCCCAAAACCCACTTCCCAAACAACTTCAATTTCCTTCTTTTCACTTCCTCCTTCCTCTTTAAACCTTTCTTTATCATCTTCTTCAACCACAAGAAACTTCGAATCTTCTCGTTTTGTTCGTAAAGTAACCCTTTCTGATTTTGACCAAATTGAGGAAGTTGAGGCTGGTGGTGATGATGAGGAGGAGGGGGGTTTGAGTGATGAAGGTGCTTCATATGAAGAACGTAATGCCAATCCTGACCTTAAAATCTTTGTTGGTAATTTGCCTTTCAGTGTTGACAGTGCGGCTCTTGCTGAGCTTTTTGAGCGTGCTGGAGATGTTGAAATGGTTGAG GTTATCTATGACAAGCTTACAGGAAGAAGCAGAGGTTTTGGCTTTGTGACAATGTCCTCCAAAGAGGCAGTTGAAGCCGCCTGTCAACAATTTAATGGCTAT GAAATTGACGGGAGGGCACTGAGGGTGAATTCTGGGCCAGCACCACCCAAAAGGGAGAATTCTTTCGGGGGCAATTCTTCTTACCAGGGAGGTAGGGGTGGAGGGAGTATGGACAGCTCCAACAGAGTCTACGTAGGAAACCTTGCATGGAGTGTTGACCAACAACAACTTGAGACCTTGTTCAGTGAGCAAGGAAAGGTCGTGGATGCCAAAGTAGTCTATGATAGAGATAGCGGTAGATCAAGGGGCTTTGGATTTGTAACATACAGTTCCGCTAAGGAGGTCAACGATGCAATTGAAAGCTTGGATGGTGTT GACCTAGGTGGCAGGGCCATCCGTGTAAGTCCTGCTGAAGCTCGTCCACCCAGACGTCAATTCTGA
- the LOC125871685 gene encoding synaptotagmin-3-like isoform X1 — protein sequence MGFLGSLLGILGFGVGISIGLIVGYFLFIYFEPRDVKDYPESSPFDEIEPNSLVDLLPELPLWVMNPDYERVNWFNEFIANMWPYLDKAICGIIKSTSEPIFAEYIGKYQIKSIEFEQLILGTIPPRLHGIKVYDSNEKELVFEFAVRWAGNPNIVVALKLLSLKISAQLVDFQVAATARATLKPFVPTFPCFSNIVVSLTKKPEVDFGLKVIGGDLMAIPGLHHFVQETISKQVARLYLWPQTLDIPILDSSIGAVKKPVGILHVKVLRAQKLLNMDFLSKSDPYVKLSLGGDMLPAKKTTVKMNSLDPVWDEDFKLTVKDPEAQVLQLHLYDWEKIGAHDKLGMQVVPLKLLKPYEKKELALDLVHSLNPNDPQNKKPRGQLMLEMSFIPFQEDSVKFSGPLSFHERKESISSLSDDISLRGAGLLLVTVIAAEDVEGKNHTNPYAIVVLRGEKKKTKARNKTWNPKWEEEFQFMLEEAPLKELIHIEVKSKKRRFGFRSKELLGYVDIQLKDVIFNGRINEKYHLINSKDGILHVDIRWKVI from the exons atggggtttctTGGAAGTTTATTAGGAATTCTTGGTTTTGGAGTTGGAATTTCGATTGGTTTGATTGTGGGGTATTTTTTGTTCATATACTTTGAGCCCAGAGATGTTAAG GATTATCCAGAAAGTTCACCATTTGATGAAATTGAGCCAAACTCGTTAGTTGATCTTCTACCTGAACTTCCCTTATGGGTGATGAATCCAGACTACGAGCGG GTTAACTGGTTCAATGAGTTTATAGCTAATATGTGGCCTTATCTTGATAAG GCAATTTGTGGAATTATTAAAAGCACATCCGAACCTATTTTTGCAGAGTATATTGGAAAATATCAGATAAAATCTATCGAGTTTGAGCAACTTATTCTAGGAACAATTCCTCCTAGATTGCATG GTATTAAAGTATATGATTCCAATGAAAAGGAGCTAGTATTTGAGTTCGCGGTCAGATGGGCTGGAAATCCAAATATAGTTGTGGCATTGAAGTTATTATCTCTAAAAATCTCGGCACAG TTGGTAGATTTCCAAGTGGCTGCTACAGCAAGGGCGACACTGAAACCTTTTGTCCCAACCTTCCCATGCTTTTCAAACATAGTAGTATCATTGACAAAGAAG CCAGAGGTAGACTTTGGGCTAAAAGTAATTGGAGGAGATCTCATGGCAATCCCTGGTTTACACCATTTTGTTCAG GAAACTATAAGCAAGCAAGTCGCCAGACTTTACCTCTGGCCACAAACACTTGACATACCAATTCTTGACAGTTCAAT aggaGCTGTGAAGAAGCCTGTTGGAATACTACACGTGAAGGTTCTGAGAGCACAGAAACTTTTGAACATGGACTTTTTGAGTAAATCAGATCCATATGTTAAACTCAGCTTAGGTGGGGACATGCTTCCAGCAAAGAAGACTACTGTAAAGATGAACAGTCTAGATCCCGTGTGGGATGAGGATTTCAAATTGACCGTTAAGGATCCCGAGGCTCAAGTTCTGCAGCTGCATCTATATGACTGGGAAAAG ATTGGGGCACATGACAAGTTGGGTATGCAAGTAGTGCCACTGAAATTGCTCAAGCCATATGAGAAGAAAGAACTAGCTCTTGATTTGGTCCACAGCTTAAACCCAAACGACCCTCAGAACAAGAAGCCGCGAGGCCAACTTATGTTGGAAATGTCCTTCATCCCTTTCCAAGAAGATAGTGTAAAGTTTAGTGGACCTCTTAGTTTTCACGAAAGAAAGGAGAGTATTTCAAGCCTTTCAGATGACATTTCCTTGCGTGGAGCAGGTTTGCTTTTGGTTACTGTTATTGCTGCTGAAGATGTAGAAGGGAAGAACCATACCAATCCTTATGCAATCGTAGTGCTTCgaggagaaaaaaagaaaactaag GCAAGGAACAAAACGTGGAATCCAAAATGGGAAGAAGAATTCCAGTTTATGTTGGAAGAAGCTCCATTGAAGGAGCTAATCCATATTGAAGTCAAGAGCAAGAAGAGAAGATTTGGTTTTCGGTCTAAG GAGTTACTTGGCTATGTCGATATCCAACTGAAGGATGTTATCTTCAATGGACGTATCAACGAGAAGTACCATCTCATCAATTCTAAAGATGGGATTTTACATGTTGACATCAGATGGAAGGTGATCTAA
- the LOC125871685 gene encoding synaptotagmin-3-like isoform X2 produces the protein MGWKSKYSCGIEVIISKNLGTVGRFPSGCYSKGDTETFCPNLPMLFKHSSIIDKEEVDFGLKVIGGDLMAIPGLHHFVQETISKQVARLYLWPQTLDIPILDSSIGAVKKPVGILHVKVLRAQKLLNMDFLSKSDPYVKLSLGGDMLPAKKTTVKMNSLDPVWDEDFKLTVKDPEAQVLQLHLYDWEKIGAHDKLGMQVVPLKLLKPYEKKELALDLVHSLNPNDPQNKKPRGQLMLEMSFIPFQEDSVKFSGPLSFHERKESISSLSDDISLRGAGLLLVTVIAAEDVEGKNHTNPYAIVVLRGEKKKTKARNKTWNPKWEEEFQFMLEEAPLKELIHIEVKSKKRRFGFRSKELLGYVDIQLKDVIFNGRINEKYHLINSKDGILHVDIRWKVI, from the exons ATGGGCTGGAAATCCAAATATAGTTGTGGCATTGAAGTTATTATCTCTAAAAATCTCGGCACAG TTGGTAGATTTCCAAGTGGCTGCTACAGCAAGGGCGACACTGAAACCTTTTGTCCCAACCTTCCCATGCTTTTCAAACATAGTAGTATCATTGACAAAGAAG AGGTAGACTTTGGGCTAAAAGTAATTGGAGGAGATCTCATGGCAATCCCTGGTTTACACCATTTTGTTCAG GAAACTATAAGCAAGCAAGTCGCCAGACTTTACCTCTGGCCACAAACACTTGACATACCAATTCTTGACAGTTCAAT aggaGCTGTGAAGAAGCCTGTTGGAATACTACACGTGAAGGTTCTGAGAGCACAGAAACTTTTGAACATGGACTTTTTGAGTAAATCAGATCCATATGTTAAACTCAGCTTAGGTGGGGACATGCTTCCAGCAAAGAAGACTACTGTAAAGATGAACAGTCTAGATCCCGTGTGGGATGAGGATTTCAAATTGACCGTTAAGGATCCCGAGGCTCAAGTTCTGCAGCTGCATCTATATGACTGGGAAAAG ATTGGGGCACATGACAAGTTGGGTATGCAAGTAGTGCCACTGAAATTGCTCAAGCCATATGAGAAGAAAGAACTAGCTCTTGATTTGGTCCACAGCTTAAACCCAAACGACCCTCAGAACAAGAAGCCGCGAGGCCAACTTATGTTGGAAATGTCCTTCATCCCTTTCCAAGAAGATAGTGTAAAGTTTAGTGGACCTCTTAGTTTTCACGAAAGAAAGGAGAGTATTTCAAGCCTTTCAGATGACATTTCCTTGCGTGGAGCAGGTTTGCTTTTGGTTACTGTTATTGCTGCTGAAGATGTAGAAGGGAAGAACCATACCAATCCTTATGCAATCGTAGTGCTTCgaggagaaaaaaagaaaactaag GCAAGGAACAAAACGTGGAATCCAAAATGGGAAGAAGAATTCCAGTTTATGTTGGAAGAAGCTCCATTGAAGGAGCTAATCCATATTGAAGTCAAGAGCAAGAAGAGAAGATTTGGTTTTCGGTCTAAG GAGTTACTTGGCTATGTCGATATCCAACTGAAGGATGTTATCTTCAATGGACGTATCAACGAGAAGTACCATCTCATCAATTCTAAAGATGGGATTTTACATGTTGACATCAGATGGAAGGTGATCTAA